In Pectobacterium aroidearum, the following are encoded in one genomic region:
- a CDS encoding Cache 3/Cache 2 fusion domain-containing protein: MLGLSFKHWGLGIKLSIIASLSVAILFIVFTLTLTRSAGNQLKSLTLNDMQSQVNGVTDMINMYDTSLQAEVSNYTRLLASFLPTQFSLDTVNRTPFSNASQPTLKAGDTVLNLNTEVPDDFLSRTHAISTIFVRDGEDFTRVTTSLKKEDGSRAMGTKLDRESPAYALVMKGETYSGLATLFGKQYITQYQPIRDSASKVIGILFVGVDITKQFTEMQQTILNKKMGETGHFFVLNTKKGKDAGNYLYHQSNANQRPDWSEGALEKVLATGNGTIEYDNNTMTGEEKTRIMVYRSIPQWNWIVAGTVSKESLMAEINHTRNLFLGGGIILVLLFAAFFVVLTRKWLSQPLVEIVKVAEQFSAGNLTATLSSNRYDEVGRLIDAINGIGQGLTTIVSQVRNASEEISASTDALAADSENISEQIARQASSVEETSASMEQLSASVKQNADNVSAAKDLAEQSAAAARSGSQTVTDSVSTMSDIKNSSQRIADITTVIESIAFQTNILALNAAVEAARAGEHGRGFAVVAAEVRALAQRSSTAVKEIETLIDESLEKIEAGYHFSEKTQAVMDDLRNRILQVSTIVNDIDIASREQSAGIGQVNIAIVQIGQATQENTILVNNSEDTAQGLRQKGHHLSELVSVFRI, from the coding sequence ATGTTGGGACTTTCCTTTAAACACTGGGGTTTGGGTATCAAGTTATCAATTATCGCCTCCCTGAGCGTGGCGATATTGTTCATTGTCTTCACCCTCACTCTTACCCGCTCCGCAGGCAATCAGCTGAAATCTTTGACCCTCAATGACATGCAGAGCCAGGTGAATGGAGTCACCGACATGATCAACATGTACGATACCAGCCTACAAGCCGAGGTCAGCAACTATACGCGTCTGCTGGCAAGCTTTCTGCCGACGCAGTTTTCGCTGGATACCGTTAACCGCACGCCTTTCAGCAACGCTTCTCAGCCAACGCTTAAGGCTGGCGATACGGTCTTGAACCTCAACACCGAAGTGCCAGATGACTTTCTGAGCCGTACCCACGCGATCTCAACGATTTTTGTCCGCGATGGAGAAGATTTTACGCGCGTCACCACGTCACTGAAAAAAGAAGACGGATCGCGCGCGATGGGCACCAAGCTCGATCGTGAGAGCCCAGCCTATGCCCTCGTGATGAAAGGTGAAACCTACAGTGGGCTAGCAACGCTGTTCGGCAAACAGTACATCACCCAGTACCAGCCGATACGCGACAGTGCCAGCAAGGTTATCGGCATTCTGTTCGTCGGTGTCGACATCACGAAGCAATTTACCGAGATGCAACAAACGATTCTGAACAAAAAAATGGGTGAGACAGGCCATTTCTTTGTGCTTAATACGAAAAAAGGAAAAGATGCGGGCAACTATCTTTACCACCAAAGCAACGCCAACCAGCGCCCTGACTGGTCGGAAGGTGCGTTAGAGAAAGTGCTGGCAACCGGTAATGGCACGATCGAATACGACAACAACACGATGACCGGCGAAGAAAAAACCCGAATCATGGTGTATCGCAGTATTCCACAGTGGAACTGGATTGTTGCTGGCACAGTGAGTAAAGAAAGCCTCATGGCTGAGATTAATCACACCCGTAACCTGTTTTTAGGTGGCGGTATTATTCTGGTTCTGCTCTTCGCCGCATTCTTTGTCGTGCTGACGCGCAAATGGCTAAGCCAGCCGCTCGTTGAAATCGTCAAAGTGGCGGAACAGTTTTCTGCCGGCAACCTGACGGCGACGCTTTCCAGTAACCGTTACGACGAAGTAGGTCGGCTGATCGATGCCATTAACGGCATCGGACAAGGGCTAACGACGATTGTGTCACAGGTCAGAAATGCATCCGAAGAAATCAGTGCCAGCACCGATGCACTGGCTGCCGATAGCGAGAACATCAGCGAGCAGATTGCCCGTCAGGCCAGCAGCGTCGAGGAGACGTCTGCCAGCATGGAGCAGCTCTCCGCCAGCGTGAAGCAGAACGCCGATAACGTCTCCGCCGCCAAAGATCTGGCAGAGCAGAGTGCCGCAGCGGCACGTAGCGGTAGCCAGACCGTCACCGACTCTGTTTCTACGATGAGCGACATCAAGAACTCCTCGCAGCGAATTGCCGATATCACGACGGTGATCGAATCTATTGCTTTCCAGACCAACATTCTGGCGCTGAATGCGGCGGTTGAAGCCGCACGTGCGGGTGAACACGGCAGAGGCTTCGCCGTGGTTGCTGCCGAAGTGCGCGCGCTGGCGCAGCGCAGTTCTACCGCGGTGAAAGAGATCGAAACCCTGATTGATGAATCGCTGGAGAAAATCGAAGCGGGTTACCATTTCTCAGAAAAAACGCAGGCGGTAATGGACGACTTGCGTAACCGCATCCTGCAGGTCAGCACCATCGTGAACGATATCGATATCGCCTCACGCGAGCAGTCTGCCGGTATTGGCCAGGTGAATATCGCGATTGTACAAATTGGTCAGGCAACGCAGGAAAACACCATTCTGGTCAACAACTCGGAAGACACCGCACAGGGTCTGCGCCAGAAAGGCCACCACCTTAGCGAACTGGTCAGCGTATTTCGAATTTAA
- the yjfP gene encoding esterase, whose product MVEMSLDKLGSGIEAIHAVPAGSRDLPLPTIFFFHGYTSSKEVYSYFGYALAQAGFRVILTDAVMHGARYDGDESLRLAHFWDILQTNIEELPGYVAEYRQRGLIDGERIGVCGASLGGMSALGCMARYPWITAVAAFMGSGYFSTLSSALFPPVPADGEENQAVLQALATKLADYDVSTRLDALSERPLLVWHGEADDVVPAAESVRLYQALQARDKLANLTYLTEPGVGHRITPTALQAGADFFRRTL is encoded by the coding sequence ATGGTCGAAATGTCATTAGATAAGCTCGGTAGCGGTATTGAGGCGATTCACGCAGTACCGGCGGGAAGCAGAGATCTGCCGTTACCGACGATTTTTTTCTTCCATGGTTACACCTCATCAAAAGAGGTGTATTCGTATTTTGGCTATGCGCTGGCGCAGGCCGGGTTTCGGGTGATACTGACCGATGCAGTTATGCACGGTGCGCGCTATGACGGCGATGAATCGCTGCGGTTGGCTCATTTCTGGGACATCCTGCAAACGAATATTGAAGAACTCCCCGGCTATGTGGCGGAATATCGGCAGCGTGGCTTGATCGACGGGGAGCGGATTGGCGTTTGCGGCGCGTCGCTCGGTGGAATGAGTGCGCTCGGCTGTATGGCGCGTTATCCCTGGATTACTGCGGTGGCGGCGTTTATGGGCTCCGGCTATTTCTCTACGCTGTCGTCGGCACTGTTTCCTCCGGTTCCGGCCGATGGTGAGGAAAATCAGGCGGTGTTGCAGGCATTAGCGACCAAACTGGCGGATTATGATGTCAGCACGCGTCTGGACGCGCTGTCCGAGCGACCGCTGCTGGTATGGCACGGTGAAGCGGATGACGTCGTGCCAGCGGCAGAAAGCGTTCGTCTTTATCAGGCATTACAGGCGCGTGATAAACTGGCCAATCTGACGTATCTGACTGAGCCGGGCGTGGGGCATCGCATTACGCCAACGGCGCTACAGGCGGGCGCTGATTTCTTCCGGCGGACGCTGTAA
- a CDS encoding DUF488 domain-containing protein — MPDLIHLIRVYDAHAPFSSPTFLIDRLWPRGISKARLEGVEWFKDIAPSSELRKWFHAEPERWAEFVDYYRNELAQGTACDRLLTLLEQQKAITLLYGSKDAQHNHAIVLRDFLLGRLAR, encoded by the coding sequence ATGCCTGACTTGATTCACCTCATCCGCGTCTATGACGCTCACGCGCCTTTCTCTTCTCCCACATTTCTTATTGACCGCCTGTGGCCGCGTGGCATCAGTAAAGCGCGTCTGGAAGGCGTTGAGTGGTTTAAAGACATTGCGCCGAGCAGCGAACTGCGGAAATGGTTCCACGCCGAGCCGGAGCGTTGGGCGGAATTTGTGGATTATTATCGTAATGAACTCGCGCAGGGGACGGCGTGCGACCGGTTATTAACGTTGCTTGAGCAGCAGAAAGCCATCACGCTGCTTTATGGCAGTAAAGACGCGCAGCACAACCATGCCATCGTTCTGCGCGATTTTCTATTGGGACGGTTAGCTCGTTAG
- the priB gene encoding primosomal replication protein N → MVTVNRLVLSGTVCKTPIRKVSPSGIPHCQFVLEHRSTQEEAGLSRQAWCRMPVIVSGLSSQAVTHSITVGTQLTVHGFISCHQGRNGLSKIVLHAEQIELIDSGD, encoded by the coding sequence GTGGTGACGGTGAATCGTCTGGTGTTGTCCGGCACAGTGTGCAAGACGCCCATTCGTAAAGTCAGCCCGTCAGGTATTCCTCACTGCCAGTTTGTGCTTGAGCACCGCTCGACGCAGGAGGAAGCCGGATTGAGTCGGCAAGCATGGTGTCGTATGCCCGTGATTGTCAGCGGACTCTCGTCACAAGCAGTTACCCACAGTATAACGGTCGGCACGCAACTTACCGTGCATGGTTTCATTAGCTGCCATCAAGGGCGCAATGGGCTAAGCAAGATAGTGTTACATGCCGAGCAGATTGAATTGATAGATTCTGGAGACTAG
- a CDS encoding DUF2502 domain-containing protein encodes MFKPLVISALFMGMFVVMPAPEAKGASIDLMPGVTLNIGERDRRGNYWDGYDWRSERWWQEHRGYYRGERNRHGYYWDGWRWRDARWWRESQRDRRDYDNRRFDPPRYVDDRGPRRGEWDRRGHERGNGYYRNGRGSFRD; translated from the coding sequence ATGTTTAAGCCACTCGTCATCAGCGCCCTGTTTATGGGAATGTTTGTGGTTATGCCTGCGCCAGAGGCTAAGGGAGCCAGCATCGATCTGATGCCTGGCGTCACGCTGAATATTGGCGAACGTGACAGACGCGGTAATTACTGGGATGGCTATGACTGGCGCAGCGAGCGCTGGTGGCAGGAGCACCGGGGTTACTATCGTGGCGAACGTAATCGACACGGTTATTATTGGGATGGCTGGCGCTGGCGCGATGCCCGCTGGTGGCGTGAGAGCCAGCGCGATAGACGCGATTACGACAATCGCCGTTTTGATCCTCCACGCTATGTTGACGATCGCGGTCCGCGTCGCGGTGAATGGGACAGACGTGGGCATGAGCGAGGAAATGGTTACTACCGCAATGGGCGGGGATCGTTCCGCGATTAG
- the rpsF gene encoding 30S ribosomal protein S6 yields MRHYEIVFMVHPDQSEQVPGMIERYTATITGAQGTIHRLEDWGRRQLAYPINKLHKAHYVLLNVEAPQEAIDELETNFRFNDAVIRSMVMRVKHAVTEASPMVKAKDERRERREDFAEAGDDVDAGDSEE; encoded by the coding sequence ATGCGTCATTACGAAATCGTATTTATGGTTCATCCTGACCAGAGCGAACAGGTTCCGGGCATGATCGAGCGCTACACTGCTACCATCACTGGTGCGCAGGGCACGATCCACCGTCTGGAAGACTGGGGCCGCCGTCAGCTGGCTTACCCGATCAACAAACTGCATAAGGCACACTACGTTCTGCTGAACGTTGAAGCGCCGCAGGAAGCGATCGATGAGCTGGAAACAAACTTCCGCTTTAACGATGCCGTTATCCGCAGCATGGTTATGCGCGTTAAGCACGCGGTAACTGAAGCATCTCCAATGGTGAAAGCGAAAGACGAACGCCGTGAGCGTCGTGAAGATTTCGCTGAAGCTGGCGATGATGTGGATGCAGGGGATTCTGAAGAGTAA
- the ytfE gene encoding iron-sulfur cluster repair protein YtfE: MAYRDQSLGELAIAIPRATKLFRELNLDFCCGGKQTLSRAAGKKDLNIDELEAQLEKLAAQPSDARDWREAPLADIIAYIIPRFHDRHREQLPELILMAEKVERVHHDKADCPHGLAHQLTAIYNELSQHMMKEERILFPMIGQGMGANAAAPISVMEHEHDDAGRDVEVVKELTHGVVPPEGACNTWRALYSGINEFITDLMEHIHLENNLLFPRALRGE; this comes from the coding sequence ATGGCATACCGCGATCAATCCCTGGGTGAGTTGGCTATCGCTATTCCGCGCGCGACCAAACTCTTTCGTGAACTCAATCTGGACTTCTGCTGCGGCGGAAAGCAAACGCTCAGTCGCGCCGCTGGCAAAAAAGATCTTAATATCGATGAGCTGGAAGCACAGTTAGAAAAACTGGCCGCACAGCCTTCTGATGCGCGGGACTGGCGTGAAGCACCGCTGGCCGACATTATCGCGTACATCATCCCCCGCTTTCACGATCGTCACCGCGAACAACTGCCGGAACTGATTCTGATGGCAGAAAAAGTCGAGCGTGTGCATCACGATAAAGCAGACTGCCCACACGGCCTCGCACACCAACTGACCGCCATTTATAACGAACTGTCTCAGCATATGATGAAAGAAGAGCGCATTCTCTTCCCAATGATCGGTCAGGGAATGGGCGCGAATGCCGCGGCACCGATTTCAGTGATGGAGCATGAGCACGATGATGCCGGGCGTGATGTGGAAGTGGTCAAAGAACTGACTCATGGCGTGGTGCCGCCGGAAGGTGCCTGCAATACCTGGCGTGCGCTGTACTCCGGTATCAACGAGTTCATTACCGACCTGATGGAGCACATCCATCTGGAAAACAATTTGCTGTTCCCACGCGCGCTGCGCGGTGAGTAA
- the ipdC gene encoding indolepyruvate decarboxylase encodes MNENYTVGDYLLDRLAQIGIQHLFGVPGDYNLHFLDHVISHPEVTWVGCANELNAAYAADGYARCRPAAALLTTFGVGELSAINGIAGSYAEYLPVIHIAVAPSLASQRNGELLHHTLGDGDFSRFSRMAAEVTAAQASLTVENATTEIDRVIGEALSQHKPVYLFLPLDVAAAPVGAQPYPLALPEPLRSDDSLQAFITAATTMLSKANTVSLLADFLAQRMGVAEQIQRWIDNTPFPHATLLMGKGTLNEQHRNFTGTYSGGGSDEAIRAHIEDADVIISVGVRYTDTITTGFSHQIACEKNIDIQPTLARVGSQVFPSIPMSDATAALETITATLASRWDHRTITAPALPQSEQKDMLNQREFWQQMQRFLRPGDILVTDQGTSCFGAATLRLPKDCHFIVQPLWGSIGYSLPAAFGAQIAEPNRRVVLLIGDGSLQLTVQELGSIIRDRLNMVIVVLNNEGYTVERAIHGPEQRYNDIAAWNWTQLPAALGADENEILCEQVCSPTALAQTLKQVNAESRLSLIEVVLPKMDIPALLHTITQSLETRNTVQ; translated from the coding sequence ATGAACGAAAACTACACAGTGGGCGATTATTTATTGGATCGTCTGGCACAGATCGGTATTCAGCACCTCTTCGGCGTACCGGGCGACTACAACCTGCATTTTCTCGATCATGTTATCAGCCATCCAGAGGTGACCTGGGTGGGCTGCGCAAATGAGTTAAACGCCGCTTATGCCGCCGATGGCTATGCGCGATGCCGTCCGGCAGCGGCACTGCTCACCACCTTCGGGGTGGGTGAACTCAGCGCGATTAACGGCATTGCAGGCAGCTACGCGGAATACCTCCCTGTTATTCACATCGCTGTTGCACCCAGCCTCGCGTCACAACGCAACGGCGAATTACTTCACCACACTCTAGGCGACGGCGATTTTAGCCGCTTTTCGCGCATGGCAGCGGAAGTCACCGCTGCGCAGGCCAGCCTCACCGTCGAAAACGCAACCACAGAGATCGACAGAGTGATTGGAGAAGCGCTTTCTCAGCACAAACCGGTCTATCTGTTTCTGCCATTGGACGTGGCTGCGGCACCGGTCGGCGCACAGCCATACCCGCTTGCGCTTCCTGAACCACTCCGTTCTGATGATTCACTGCAGGCCTTTATCACCGCAGCCACCACGATGCTGAGCAAAGCCAACACGGTCTCGTTGCTGGCTGACTTTCTGGCTCAGCGCATGGGTGTCGCAGAACAAATCCAACGCTGGATCGATAACACGCCGTTCCCCCACGCCACCTTACTGATGGGAAAAGGCACGCTAAACGAACAGCACCGCAACTTCACCGGCACCTACTCAGGTGGCGGCAGTGACGAAGCGATTCGTGCACACATCGAAGATGCGGATGTCATCATCAGCGTTGGCGTGCGCTATACCGATACGATTACGACGGGATTCAGCCATCAGATTGCCTGCGAAAAAAACATCGATATCCAGCCAACATTGGCTCGCGTCGGCAGCCAGGTTTTCCCCTCAATTCCAATGTCAGACGCTACCGCCGCGCTGGAAACCATCACCGCAACACTGGCGTCCCGTTGGGATCACCGCACGATTACAGCCCCGGCCTTACCGCAGTCAGAGCAAAAAGACATGCTCAATCAGCGCGAGTTTTGGCAACAGATGCAGCGTTTCCTCCGCCCTGGCGATATTCTCGTGACCGATCAGGGCACCTCGTGTTTTGGTGCCGCCACGCTCCGGTTGCCGAAGGACTGCCATTTCATCGTTCAACCACTATGGGGCTCGATAGGTTACTCTCTTCCAGCGGCATTCGGCGCACAAATTGCCGAACCGAACCGGCGCGTAGTACTGTTGATCGGCGACGGCTCACTTCAGCTTACCGTGCAAGAGCTTGGCTCTATCATTCGGGATCGCTTGAATATGGTCATTGTGGTGCTGAATAACGAGGGCTACACCGTCGAACGGGCGATTCACGGCCCTGAACAGCGCTATAACGATATCGCCGCCTGGAACTGGACACAGCTTCCCGCCGCGTTAGGCGCGGATGAAAACGAAATACTCTGCGAACAGGTTTGCTCACCGACGGCTCTCGCACAGACGCTCAAACAGGTGAACGCGGAATCTCGCTTGTCGCTCATCGAGGTCGTGTTGCCGAAAATGGATATTCCCGCGCTTTTACACACCATCACGCAGTCGCTTGAGACCCGCAATACCGTGCAGTAG
- a CDS encoding flavodoxin family protein produces the protein MSKAVVIYHSGYGHTQRLATAVAEGANAELIAIDAEGNISDAEWEKLAAADAIIFGTPTYMGGPTWQFKKFADASSKAWFSRTWSNKVFGGFTNSASLNGDKQVTLIYLQTLASQHGGIWVSLNQLPSNAKAAKRDDLNNLGGSVGLLAQTPSDASVDEVVAGDLATGKLYGQRIADIAAKLAN, from the coding sequence ATGTCAAAAGCAGTTGTTATTTATCATTCAGGCTATGGTCACACACAACGTTTGGCGACTGCCGTCGCCGAGGGCGCTAACGCCGAGCTGATTGCCATCGATGCGGAAGGAAACATCAGCGATGCCGAGTGGGAGAAACTCGCCGCTGCCGACGCTATTATTTTCGGTACACCGACCTACATGGGCGGCCCGACCTGGCAGTTCAAGAAATTTGCGGATGCCAGCTCTAAAGCCTGGTTTTCCCGTACCTGGAGCAACAAAGTGTTTGGCGGTTTTACCAACAGCGCTAGCCTGAACGGGGACAAACAAGTCACGCTGATTTATTTGCAGACGTTGGCTTCACAGCACGGCGGTATTTGGGTCAGCCTGAACCAGCTCCCTTCCAATGCCAAAGCGGCAAAACGCGACGATTTGAATAACCTCGGGGGCTCCGTGGGCCTGCTGGCGCAGACGCCGTCTGACGCCAGCGTAGATGAAGTGGTCGCAGGCGATCTGGCAACCGGTAAGCTGTATGGCCAGCGTATCGCTGACATCGCTGCAAAACTGGCTAACTAA
- a CDS encoding LysM-like peptidoglycan-binding domain-containing protein, protein MGRIAPRKRKTTWDYQTLVRFCQRIIQRQPSNAVAVENDGEREDQERLPPASPRERLGAMLQKIWHLPDGYHWMEPLPLLHRRWILIAIALLLVVLLWPYSAQHPQPIRTTPVPLTQADNQEAMQAVIIENQPSMSQQQPATTPPPTPSSAPWRQYEIASGQTLAQLFRDNNLPVSDVFAMAQVEGRDKPLSNLRAGQEVKLQLNAQGMVAELEIETTANQTIRFTRGADGAFTRTR, encoded by the coding sequence ATGGGCAGAATTGCGCCCAGGAAGCGGAAAACCACCTGGGATTATCAAACGCTAGTACGCTTCTGCCAGCGAATTATTCAGCGGCAGCCCTCAAATGCTGTAGCCGTGGAAAATGACGGAGAACGCGAAGATCAGGAACGCTTGCCTCCTGCTTCCCCGCGTGAGCGCCTTGGTGCCATGCTGCAAAAAATCTGGCATCTGCCCGATGGTTACCACTGGATGGAACCGTTGCCGCTCCTCCACCGTCGCTGGATTTTAATCGCCATCGCCCTGCTATTGGTCGTATTGCTCTGGCCTTACAGTGCACAACATCCACAACCTATCCGCACTACACCAGTTCCTCTTACCCAGGCAGATAATCAGGAGGCGATGCAGGCCGTGATTATTGAAAACCAACCTTCAATGTCACAGCAGCAGCCTGCTACTACGCCGCCTCCGACGCCGTCATCAGCACCATGGCGACAGTACGAGATCGCCTCAGGACAAACGCTGGCTCAGCTCTTTCGCGATAACAATCTGCCCGTCAGCGATGTATTCGCGATGGCTCAGGTGGAAGGCAGGGATAAGCCGCTCAGCAATTTACGAGCAGGTCAGGAAGTTAAATTACAGCTGAATGCGCAAGGCATGGTCGCCGAGCTGGAAATCGAAACCACGGCGAACCAGACAATTCGCTTCACCCGCGGTGCAGACGGCGCCTTTACGCGTACTCGCTAA
- the rpsR gene encoding 30S ribosomal protein S18, which translates to MARYFRRRKFCRFTAEGVVEIDYKDIATLKNYITESGKIVPSRITGTRAKYQRQLARAIKRARYLSLLPYTDRHQ; encoded by the coding sequence ATGGCACGTTATTTCCGTCGTCGCAAATTCTGCCGTTTCACCGCGGAAGGCGTTGTAGAGATTGATTATAAAGATATCGCTACGCTGAAAAACTATATCACTGAAAGCGGCAAGATTGTTCCGAGCCGTATCACCGGTACTCGTGCAAAATACCAGCGTCAGCTGGCCCGCGCTATCAAGCGTGCGCGTTACTTGTCTTTGTTGCCGTACACTGACCGTCATCAGTAA
- the rplI gene encoding 50S ribosomal protein L9, translating into MQVILLDKVANLGSLGDQVNVKAGYARNFLVPQGKAVPATKKNVEFFEARRAELEAKLADVLAAAEARAAKIKELGSVTIASKAGDEGKLFGSIGTRDIADAVTAAGVDIAKSEVRLPNGVLRTLGEHEVSFQVHSDVFAELNVVVVAEA; encoded by the coding sequence ATGCAAGTTATTCTGCTTGATAAAGTAGCAAACCTGGGCAGCCTGGGTGATCAGGTAAACGTTAAAGCGGGCTACGCTCGTAACTTCCTGGTTCCACAGGGCAAAGCTGTCCCGGCAACCAAGAAAAACGTTGAGTTCTTCGAAGCACGCCGTGCTGAACTGGAAGCCAAACTGGCTGACGTTCTGGCCGCTGCTGAAGCTCGCGCCGCTAAGATCAAAGAACTGGGTAGCGTTACTATCGCGTCTAAAGCAGGCGACGAAGGTAAACTGTTCGGTTCCATCGGTACTCGCGATATCGCTGATGCGGTAACGGCTGCCGGTGTTGACATCGCTAAGAGCGAAGTTCGCCTGCCGAACGGCGTTCTGCGTACTCTGGGTGAGCACGAAGTAAGCTTCCAGGTACACAGCGATGTATTTGCTGAGCTGAATGTAGTTGTTGTTGCTGAAGCGTAA
- the fklB gene encoding FKBP-type peptidyl-prolyl cis-trans isomerase: MTTPSFDSVEAQASYGIGLQVGQQLQESGLEGLIPEALLAGLRDALEGNAPAVPVDVVHRALREIHERADAVRRERQQVLAVEGQQFLAENAQKEGVNSTESGLQFRVLTQGEGAIPARQDRVRVHYTGRLIDGSVFDSSVQRGQPAEFPVSGVIPGWIEALTLMPVGSKWELYIPHNLAYGERGAGASIPPFSALIFEVELLEIL, encoded by the coding sequence ATGACAACTCCTTCTTTTGATAGCGTCGAAGCGCAGGCAAGTTACGGCATCGGCTTACAGGTTGGTCAACAGTTACAGGAATCAGGTCTTGAAGGTCTGATCCCAGAAGCTCTGCTTGCTGGTCTACGCGATGCGCTGGAAGGTAATGCGCCTGCGGTGCCTGTGGATGTGGTTCATCGTGCGCTGCGTGAAATTCACGAGCGTGCTGATGCGGTACGTCGCGAGCGCCAACAGGTGCTGGCGGTAGAAGGCCAGCAGTTCCTGGCTGAAAACGCGCAGAAAGAAGGCGTGAACAGCACGGAGTCTGGTCTGCAATTCCGTGTGTTGACTCAGGGTGAAGGTGCTATCCCGGCTCGTCAGGATCGCGTACGTGTACATTACACGGGTCGCCTGATTGACGGCAGCGTGTTCGACAGCTCCGTTCAGCGCGGTCAACCTGCTGAATTCCCGGTAAGCGGTGTGATTCCAGGTTGGATTGAGGCGTTGACGCTGATGCCAGTCGGCTCCAAATGGGAACTCTATATTCCACACAATCTGGCGTATGGCGAACGTGGCGCGGGTGCTTCCATTCCGCCGTTCAGCGCGCTGATTTTTGAAGTGGAACTGCTGGAAATTCTGTAA
- a CDS encoding helix-turn-helix domain-containing protein, with protein MNKRYDVYAQHCPTRMILDRVADKWTLLILNILVERPMRFNQLKRDVEGISQKVLSQTLKNLVRDGFVERTVFPTIPVTVEYASTVMGKTLAKPIAELTYWAEQNMDNVLLSQQKFDASANSAAEPL; from the coding sequence ATGAACAAACGCTATGATGTTTATGCGCAGCATTGCCCGACCCGCATGATTTTGGATCGCGTGGCGGATAAATGGACGTTGCTGATCCTGAATATTCTGGTTGAACGGCCGATGCGCTTTAACCAGTTAAAACGCGATGTAGAAGGGATTTCACAAAAGGTATTGTCGCAAACGCTGAAGAATTTGGTGCGTGACGGCTTCGTCGAACGTACGGTCTTCCCAACCATTCCGGTGACGGTGGAATACGCCTCGACCGTGATGGGAAAAACGTTGGCCAAACCGATTGCCGAGCTGACGTACTGGGCGGAACAGAATATGGATAATGTGCTGTTATCCCAGCAGAAGTTTGATGCGTCAGCGAATAGTGCGGCAGAACCGCTGTAA